From Dehalococcoidales bacterium, the proteins below share one genomic window:
- the dctP gene encoding TRAP transporter substrate-binding protein DctP produces the protein MNIKELRRLILAVSLVAVLAVSIPMISGCTTTPEPTPTPTPGEPTPTPTPEPAVEGQTWHLRGIAPQGRNIVERDAIANFCDVVTKATGGRVTFDWYAAGELMASEEEIPALKAGAIDCDWYYPLMGTATGMRTIECGAPFATQNVIEFRTLIYQRGLKALFEESYERIGLKWVGVAMHDPLEICSSKPAYSLEDMEGQRIQLMAEHAYPFQKVGVACSPTPPSDVYLAIQTGALDGVGWSGADEAVQFGFNEVAPYLWDPPFVDVCTGVLLFNPDVWDSMPEDIQEIISLGAKNFDIWAETIRASGEYKYRTDGSFQEICFLPEEDIEVLRGYGMEYLDIVAERDDLCAQAVQIIKDFRAEVEEANWYGH, from the coding sequence GTGAATATCAAGGAACTACGAAGGTTGATTCTTGCTGTTAGTCTGGTAGCGGTGCTGGCAGTCAGCATCCCGATGATAAGCGGCTGCACGACCACACCAGAACCGACGCCCACTCCTACCCCAGGAGAACCAACACCAACCCCGACACCAGAGCCTGCTGTGGAAGGACAGACCTGGCATCTGCGAGGAATAGCCCCACAGGGTCGCAATATAGTAGAAAGAGATGCGATAGCTAACTTTTGTGATGTGGTTACTAAGGCAACCGGAGGGCGAGTAACTTTTGATTGGTACGCTGCTGGAGAGCTAATGGCGTCTGAGGAAGAGATACCTGCCCTTAAGGCCGGCGCTATTGATTGTGATTGGTACTATCCGCTCATGGGTACGGCTACCGGTATGAGAACCATCGAATGTGGTGCGCCATTCGCTACTCAAAATGTCATAGAATTCAGAACGCTAATTTATCAAAGGGGCTTAAAGGCACTTTTCGAAGAGTCATATGAACGAATAGGCCTTAAGTGGGTAGGAGTAGCGATGCATGACCCTCTGGAGATTTGTTCTTCTAAACCGGCCTACTCTCTCGAGGATATGGAGGGCCAGAGAATACAGCTCATGGCCGAGCATGCCTATCCATTCCAAAAGGTTGGAGTAGCTTGTTCCCCAACTCCTCCCTCAGATGTCTACCTGGCCATCCAGACCGGTGCTCTTGACGGAGTTGGATGGTCCGGCGCCGATGAAGCAGTACAGTTCGGTTTCAATGAGGTTGCTCCTTACCTTTGGGACCCGCCCTTTGTCGATGTCTGTACCGGAGTCCTTTTGTTCAATCCAGACGTCTGGGATTCTATGCCTGAGGATATACAGGAAATAATTAGTTTGGGGGCTAAAAACTTCGACATATGGGCTGAAACAATAAGAGCCTCAGGCGAGTACAAGTACCGAACCGATGGCTCCTTCCAGGAAATCTGTTTCCTCCCCGAGGAAGATATCGAGGTACTGCGGGGATACGGCATGGAGTATCTGGACATCGTAGCGGAGAGGGACGATTTGTGTGCCCAGGCAGTTCAGATAATCAAGGACTTCCGTGCTGAAGTGGAAGAAGCAAACTGGTACGGCCATTAA
- a CDS encoding response regulator transcription factor has protein sequence MKKIKVMIADDHRLFSEGLRQLINTEPDLECIAVARDGEEAVEMAQSFNPDVLLLDISMPRKNGIEAAKEISKMSPNIAILILTAYKNDQYVFSSIDSGVSGYLLKDSDPADLLNSIRLLYSGEAVFNLELARKYVHRVTSNEQGRLEGNNDLHIRELEILNLVAKGMTNKEISKKLFISEHTVSGHLVNIFRKLGVSSRTEATLHAIKKGMVTVDESSTTS, from the coding sequence ATGAAAAAAATTAAGGTCATGATAGCTGATGATCACCGCCTATTTAGTGAGGGGCTACGACAGTTGATTAATACTGAGCCGGATCTAGAGTGTATAGCTGTAGCACGAGACGGAGAAGAAGCTGTTGAGATGGCTCAAAGTTTTAACCCTGATGTTTTATTACTTGACATCAGCATGCCGAGAAAGAATGGGATTGAGGCTGCCAAAGAGATCTCAAAGATGTCCCCAAACATTGCTATACTCATCCTTACCGCATATAAAAATGACCAGTACGTTTTTTCATCTATTGATAGTGGTGTTTCCGGGTATCTGCTAAAGGATTCAGATCCCGCTGACTTACTTAATTCTATCCGATTGTTATACTCTGGCGAGGCCGTGTTTAATCTTGAATTGGCTCGTAAATACGTGCACCGAGTAACCAGTAACGAACAGGGAAGACTTGAGGGTAACAATGATTTACATATTCGGGAATTAGAAATACTAAATTTGGTAGCTAAGGGAATGACCAACAAAGAGATCTCGAAAAAGCTATTTATTAGTGAGCATACGGTTAGTGGCCATTTGGTCAATATATTCAGAAAATTGGGAGTTAGTTCTCGTACCGAAGCAACATTACATGCCATAAAGAAAGGGATGGTTACTGTTGATGAGTCCAGTACTACCTCGTAG